Proteins encoded by one window of Seriola aureovittata isolate HTS-2021-v1 ecotype China chromosome 4, ASM2101889v1, whole genome shotgun sequence:
- the usp32 gene encoding ubiquitin carboxyl-terminal hydrolase 32 isoform X1 encodes MGAKESRIGFLSYDEAVKRVTDVELKRLKDAFKRTSGLSYYMTQQCFYREVLGDGVPPKVAEVIYTSFGGSSKGLHFNNLIVGLVLLTRGRDEEKAKYLFSLFASDLGGYAAREDIEAVLQVLDGEVPTSLKKCFSEGDKVNYERFRNWLLQNKEAFTLSRWLLSGGVCVTLTDDSDTPTFYQTLAGVTHLEESDIIDLEKRYWLLKAQSRTGRFDLETFVPLVSPPIHASLSEGLFHAFDENRDNHIDFKEISCGLSACCRGPVAERQKFCFKVFDVDRDGVLSRDELHEMVVALLEVWKDNRTDTLPELLSSVSDIVEDILKMHDTTKLGHLTLEDYQIWSVKSALANEFLNLLFQVCHIVLGLRPATPEEEGQIIRGWLERESRHGLQQGQNWFLISMLWWQQWKDYVKYEHKGIVVEQPSIMTSLRSPMATATIEPALPDRLGGLGGLGGLGTFSPVSPTEERSPDAVSSASEATETALSPQVAPSATESCFARQHNMSDNNNQCFSGANGHLPSQLAAQRPGAIDNQPLVNTDAMKAPTLTMEGGRLRRSLQLVPGRDFETVPEPVWRALYHWYGANLSLPRPVILESKTGQAELELFPRYVLFLRQQPATRSPQSNIWVNMGMTSLRMFPPYLPPARGNVPSPNAPLKRVLAYTGCFSRMATIKDIHLYLSQRLRIKEEDMRLWLYNSENYLTLLDDEDHTLESLKIQDEQQLVIEVRNKDMSWPEEMSFIANSSKMDRHKVPTEKGATGLSNLGNTCFMNSSIQCVSNTKPLTDYFISGRHLYELNRTNPIGMRGHMAKCYGDLVMELWSGTQKNVAPLKLRWTIAKYAPRFNGFQQQDSQELLAFLLDGLHEDLNRVHEKPYVELKDSDGRPDWEVASEAWENHLRRNRSIVVELFHGQLKSQVKCKTCGHISARFDPFNFLSLPLPMDSSMHLEITVIKLDGSTPVRYGLRLNMDEKYTGLKRQLSELCSLKPEQILLAEVHTSNIKNFPQDNQKVRLSVNGFLCAFEVPVPGSPTSLSSPTLTDVTPIANGHLSNKPVLIPNGGPSSLVPSTPETPVANGVTNGHLTPVQESPFIGYIIAMHRKMMRTELYFLSSQKNRPSLFGMPLIVPCTVHTSKKDLYDAVWIQVSRLASPLPPQEASNHAQDCDDSMGYQYPFTLRVVGKDGNSCAWCPWYRFCRGCMIDCSEDRASVGNAYIAVDWDPTALHLRYQTSQERIVEEHCSVEQSRRAQAEPISLDSCLKAFTSEEELGEDELYYCSKCKTHRLATKKLDLWRLPPILIVHLKRFQFVNGRWIKSQKIVKFPRESFDPSAFLAPRDLEQHCLHSRSESEDLLRVGEDNLSSVSAPAGFCNLNKASPATSRKSAPSLSRTSSPSGSPKSGGRKPGRLRLPQLGSRHRLSNSKENLDVAANPEAEPRENASQTDTEGSAAAAGGAGLPGSGEAMTSESWCSTEASSSHCDVVLVNGDSNGLSSDCSLESGMDPDGSLLQHRDNMCLDAIYNLYAISCHSGIMGGGHYVTYAKNPNDKWYCYNDSSCKEVHSEEVDSDSAYILFYEQQGVDYSQFLPKIDGKKMADTSSMDEDFESDYKKYCVLQ; translated from the exons GAGCGCTTCAGGAACTGGCTCCTGCAGAACAAGGAGGCCTTCACTTTGTCCCGGTGGCTTCTGtctggaggagtgtgtgtcaCGCTCACCGATGACAGCGACACGCCCACTTTCTACCAGACGCTGGCCGGCGTCACGCACT tgGAGGAGTCTGATATCATAGACTTGGAGAAACGCTATTGGCTGCTGAAGGCCCAGTCCAGAACCGGACGCTTTGACCTGGAAACCTTCGTCCCGCTGGTGTCTCCTCCCATCCACGCCTCGCTGAGCGAAG GCTTGTTTCACGCCTTTGACGAGAATCGGGACAATCACATCGACTTTAAAGAGATCTCTTGTGGACTGTCTGCGTGCTGCCGGGGGCCCGTCGCCGAGAGGCAGAAAT TTTGCTTCAAAGTGTTCGATGTGGACCGTGACGGCGTTCTGTCCCGAGATGAACTCCACGAGATGGTCGTGGCCTTGCTGGAGGTGTGGAAGGACAATCGCACGGACACACTCCCC GAGCTGCTCAGTAGCGTGTCGGACATAGTGGAGGACATCCTGAAGATGCACGACACGACCAAG CTGGGTCACCTGACCCTGGAGGACTACCAGATATGGAGTGTGAAGAGCGCTCTGGCCAACGAGTTTCTCAACCTGCTTTTCCAG GTGTGTCACATCGTCCTGGGCCTCAGACCTGCCACACCTGAGGAGGAGGGACAGATCATCAG ggggtggttagagagggagagcagacaTGGGCTGCAGCAGGGTCAGAACTGGTTCCTCATCTCGAtgctgtggtggcagcagtggaAGGACTACGTCAAATAC GAGCATAAGGGCATCGTGGTGGAGCAGCCGTCCATCATGACCTCGCTGCGGAGTCCCATGGCCACGGCCACGATCGAGCCGGCCCTGCCCGACAGACTGGGAGGACTGGGAGGACTGGGAGGACTGGGAACCTTCAGCCCCGTCAGCCCCACGGAGGAGAGGTCACCTGACGCTGTGTCCAGTGCGTCAGAGGCCACAGAGACGG CCCTGAGCCCCCAGGTCGCCCCCTCTGCCACAGAGAGCTGCTTCGCCCGTCAACACAACATGTCCGACAACAACAACCAGTGTTTCTCTGGAGCCAACGGACACCTCCCCTCCCAGCTGGCAGCGCAGAGACCTGGAGCCATCGACAACCAGCCGCTGGTCAACACCGACGccatgaag GCCCCCACGCTGACCATGGAGGGCGGCAGGTTGAGGCGCTCCCTGCAGCTGGTGCCGGGCCGAGACTTTGAGACGGTGCCAGAGCCGGTGTGGCGGGCGCTCTACCACTGGTACGGTGCCAACCTGAGCCTGCCGCGGCCG GTGATCCTGGAGAGCAAGACGGGCCAAGCCGAGCTGGAGCTCTTCCCACGATACGTCCTCTTCCTCCGCCAGCAGCCGGCCACTCGCTCCCCACAGTCCAACATCTGGGTCAATATGGGTATGACCAGCCTGCGAATGTTCCCACCGTATTTACCCCCAGCGAGAG GTAACGTGCCGTCCCCCAACGCTCCTCTGAAGAGGGTGCTGGCGTACACGGGCTGCTTCAGCCGCATGGCCACCATCAAGGACATCCACCTGTACCTGTCCCAGAGGCTCCGCATCAAGGAGGAGGACATGAGGCTGTGGCTCTACAACAGTGAG AACTACCTCACCCTCCTGGACGATGAAGACCACACTCTGGAGAGTCTGAAGATCCAGGACGAGCAGCAGCTGGTCATTGAAG tCCGGAACAAAGACATGAGCTGGCCCGAGGAGATGTCCTTCATCGCCAACAGCAGCAAGATGGACAGACACAAAG TTCCTACGGAGAAAGGAGCCACTGGTCTCAGTAACCTTGGCAACACCTGCTTCATGAACTCCAGTATCCAGTGTGTGAGCAACACCAAGCCGCTCACAGACTACTTCATCTCAGGGAGACACCTGTACGAGCTCAACAG AACCAACCCCATCGGGATGCGAGGTCACATGGCCAAGTGCTACGGCGACCTGGTGATGGAGCTGTGGAGCGGCACGCAGAAGAACGTGGCGCCGCTCAAACTCAGA TGGACGATAGCGAAGTACGCCCCGCGCTTCAACGGCTTCCAGCAGCAGGACTCCCAGGAGCTGCTCGCCTTCCTGCTGGACGGTCTGCACGAGGATCTGAACCGAGTCCACGAGAAACCCTACGTGGAGCTGAAGGACAGCGACGGCCGGCCGGACTGGGAGGTGGCCTccgag gcgTGGGAGAACCACCTGCGCAGGAACCGCTCCATCGTGGTGGAGCTGTTCCACGGTCAGCTGAAGTCTCAGGTGAAGTGTAAGACCTGCGGCCACATCAGCGCTCGCTTCGACCCCTTCAACTTCCTGTCTCTGCCGCTGCCCATGGACAGCTCCATGCACCTGGAGATCACAG tcattaaaCTGGACGGGTCCACGCCCGTGCGCTACGGCCTGAGGCTCAACATGGACGAGAAGTACACGGGACTGAAGAGGCAGCTGAGTGAACTGTGCAGTCTGAAACCGGAGCAGATCCTCCTGGCCGAGGTCCACACCTCCAACATCAAG AACTTCCCTCAGGACAACCAGAAGGTGCGTCTGTCCGTTAACGGCTTCCTGTGTGCGTTCGAGGTCCCGGTGCCGGGGTCGCCCACCTCTCTGAGCTCCCCCACACTGACAG ACGTCACCCCGATAGCTAACGGACATCTGAGCAACAAGCCCGTCCTGATCCCTAACGGAGGCCCCAGCAGCCTGGTGCCCTCCACCCCAGAGACGCCCGTCGCCAACGGGGTCACCAACGGACACCTGACCCCGGTGCAGGAGAGCCCCTTCATCGGCTACATCATCGCCATGCACAGGAAGATG ATGCGTACGGAGCTCTACTTCCTGTCGTCTCAGAAGAACCGGCCCAGTCTGTTCGGGATGCCCCTCATCGTTCCCTGCACGGTCCACACCAGTAAGAAAGACCTGTACGACGCCGTCTGGATCCAGGTGTCCCGCCTCGCCAGCCCGCTGCCCCCGCAGGAAGCGAGTAACCACGCCCAGGACTG tgatGACAGTATGGGATACCAGTACCCCTTCACTCTGCGGGTGGTGGGGAAGGACGGGAACTCCTGTGCCTGGTGTCCCTGGTACAG gttcTGTCGAGGCTGTATGATAGACTGCTCTGAGGACAGAGCCTCTGTCGGGAACGCTTACATCGCTGTGGACTGGGACCCCACTGCCCTGCACCTCCGCTACCAGACCTCCCAGGAGagg ATCGTGGAGGAGCACTGCAGCGTGGAGCAGTCCCGCCGGGCGCAGGCCGAGCCCATCAGCCTGGACAGCTGTCTGAAGGCCTTCACCAGCGAGGAGGAGCTGGGAGAGGACGAGCTCTACTACTGCTCCAAGTGCAAGACCCACCGGCTCGCCACCAAGAAGCTGGACCTGTGGAGGCTGCCCCCCATCCTG ATCGTCCACCTGAAGCGCTTCCAGTTCGTCAACGGTCGCTGGATCAAATCCCAGAAGATCGTCAAGTTCCCGCGGGAGAGTTTCGACCCCAGCGCCTTCCTGGCGCCCAGAGACCTGGAGCAGCACTGCCTCCACTCCCGCAGCGAGAGCGAGGACCTGCTGAGGGTCGGAGAGGACAACCTGTCCTCCGTCTCTGCCCCCGCCGGCTTCTGCAACCTCAACAAAG CCTCGCCGGCCACCAGCAGGAAGTCGGCGCCGTCTCTCAGCCGGACCAGCAGCCCCTCCGGCAGCCCAAAGAGCGGCGGCCGCAAGCCGGGCCGGCTACGCCTGCCTCAGCTGGGCAGCAGACACCGCCTCTCCAACAGCAAGGAGAACCTGGACGTAGCGGCGAACCCTGAGGCCGAGCCGCGGGAGAACGCATCGCAGACGGACACAGAGGGAAGTGCGGCAGCAGCAGGGGGGGCGGGTCTTCCTGGATCGGGAGAGGCGATGACGTCAGAGTCTTGGTGCAGCACGGAGGCGTCCAGCAGCCACTGTGACGTGGTGCTGGTGAACGGAGACAGTAACGGGCTGAGCTCCGACTGCAGCTTGGAGAGCGGCATGGACCCCGACGGCTcgctgctgcagcacagagacaacaTGTGTCTGGACGCCATCTACAACCTCTATGCAATATCA TGCCATTCAGGAATCATGGGAGGCGGCCACTACGTGACGTACGCCAAAAACCCCAACGACAAGTGGTACTGCTACAACGACAGCAGCTGCAAG GAAGTGCACTCTGAGGAGGTCGACAGTGACTCCGCCTACATCCTCTTCTACGAGCAGCAGGGCGTCGACTACTCCCAGTTCCTGCCAAAGATCGACGGCAAAAAGATGGCCGACACCAGTAGCATGGACGAAGACTTTGAGTCCGACTACAAGAAATACTGTGTCCTCCAGTGA
- the usp32 gene encoding ubiquitin carboxyl-terminal hydrolase 32 isoform X2 yields MGAKESRIGFLSYDEAVKRVTDVELKRLKDAFKRTSGLSYYMTQQCFYREVLGDGVPPKVAEVIYTSFGGSSKGLHFNNLIVGLVLLTRGRDEEKAKYLFSLFASDLGGYAAREDIEAVLQVLDGEVPTSLKKCFSEGDKVNYERFRNWLLQNKEAFTLSRWLLSGGVCVTLTDDSDTPTFYQTLAGVTHLEESDIIDLEKRYWLLKAQSRTGRFDLETFVPLVSPPIHASLSEGLFHAFDENRDNHIDFKEISCGLSACCRGPVAERQKFCFKVFDVDRDGVLSRDELHEMVVALLEVWKDNRTDTLPELLSSVSDIVEDILKMHDTTKLGHLTLEDYQIWSVKSALANEFLNLLFQVCHIVLGLRPATPEEEGQIIRGWLERESRHGLQQGQNWFLISMLWWQQWKDYVKYEHKGIVVEQPSIMTSLRSPMATATIEPALPDRLGGLGGLGGLGTFSPVSPTEERSPDAVSSASEATETALSPQVAPSATESCFARQHNMSDNNNQCFSGANGHLPSQLAAQRPGAIDNQPLVNTDAMKAPTLTMEGGRLRRSLQLVPGRDFETVPEPVWRALYHWYGANLSLPRPVILESKTGQAELELFPRYVLFLRQQPATRSPQSNIWVNMGNVPSPNAPLKRVLAYTGCFSRMATIKDIHLYLSQRLRIKEEDMRLWLYNSENYLTLLDDEDHTLESLKIQDEQQLVIEVRNKDMSWPEEMSFIANSSKMDRHKVPTEKGATGLSNLGNTCFMNSSIQCVSNTKPLTDYFISGRHLYELNRTNPIGMRGHMAKCYGDLVMELWSGTQKNVAPLKLRWTIAKYAPRFNGFQQQDSQELLAFLLDGLHEDLNRVHEKPYVELKDSDGRPDWEVASEAWENHLRRNRSIVVELFHGQLKSQVKCKTCGHISARFDPFNFLSLPLPMDSSMHLEITVIKLDGSTPVRYGLRLNMDEKYTGLKRQLSELCSLKPEQILLAEVHTSNIKNFPQDNQKVRLSVNGFLCAFEVPVPGSPTSLSSPTLTDVTPIANGHLSNKPVLIPNGGPSSLVPSTPETPVANGVTNGHLTPVQESPFIGYIIAMHRKMMRTELYFLSSQKNRPSLFGMPLIVPCTVHTSKKDLYDAVWIQVSRLASPLPPQEASNHAQDCDDSMGYQYPFTLRVVGKDGNSCAWCPWYRFCRGCMIDCSEDRASVGNAYIAVDWDPTALHLRYQTSQERIVEEHCSVEQSRRAQAEPISLDSCLKAFTSEEELGEDELYYCSKCKTHRLATKKLDLWRLPPILIVHLKRFQFVNGRWIKSQKIVKFPRESFDPSAFLAPRDLEQHCLHSRSESEDLLRVGEDNLSSVSAPAGFCNLNKASPATSRKSAPSLSRTSSPSGSPKSGGRKPGRLRLPQLGSRHRLSNSKENLDVAANPEAEPRENASQTDTEGSAAAAGGAGLPGSGEAMTSESWCSTEASSSHCDVVLVNGDSNGLSSDCSLESGMDPDGSLLQHRDNMCLDAIYNLYAISCHSGIMGGGHYVTYAKNPNDKWYCYNDSSCKEVHSEEVDSDSAYILFYEQQGVDYSQFLPKIDGKKMADTSSMDEDFESDYKKYCVLQ; encoded by the exons GAGCGCTTCAGGAACTGGCTCCTGCAGAACAAGGAGGCCTTCACTTTGTCCCGGTGGCTTCTGtctggaggagtgtgtgtcaCGCTCACCGATGACAGCGACACGCCCACTTTCTACCAGACGCTGGCCGGCGTCACGCACT tgGAGGAGTCTGATATCATAGACTTGGAGAAACGCTATTGGCTGCTGAAGGCCCAGTCCAGAACCGGACGCTTTGACCTGGAAACCTTCGTCCCGCTGGTGTCTCCTCCCATCCACGCCTCGCTGAGCGAAG GCTTGTTTCACGCCTTTGACGAGAATCGGGACAATCACATCGACTTTAAAGAGATCTCTTGTGGACTGTCTGCGTGCTGCCGGGGGCCCGTCGCCGAGAGGCAGAAAT TTTGCTTCAAAGTGTTCGATGTGGACCGTGACGGCGTTCTGTCCCGAGATGAACTCCACGAGATGGTCGTGGCCTTGCTGGAGGTGTGGAAGGACAATCGCACGGACACACTCCCC GAGCTGCTCAGTAGCGTGTCGGACATAGTGGAGGACATCCTGAAGATGCACGACACGACCAAG CTGGGTCACCTGACCCTGGAGGACTACCAGATATGGAGTGTGAAGAGCGCTCTGGCCAACGAGTTTCTCAACCTGCTTTTCCAG GTGTGTCACATCGTCCTGGGCCTCAGACCTGCCACACCTGAGGAGGAGGGACAGATCATCAG ggggtggttagagagggagagcagacaTGGGCTGCAGCAGGGTCAGAACTGGTTCCTCATCTCGAtgctgtggtggcagcagtggaAGGACTACGTCAAATAC GAGCATAAGGGCATCGTGGTGGAGCAGCCGTCCATCATGACCTCGCTGCGGAGTCCCATGGCCACGGCCACGATCGAGCCGGCCCTGCCCGACAGACTGGGAGGACTGGGAGGACTGGGAGGACTGGGAACCTTCAGCCCCGTCAGCCCCACGGAGGAGAGGTCACCTGACGCTGTGTCCAGTGCGTCAGAGGCCACAGAGACGG CCCTGAGCCCCCAGGTCGCCCCCTCTGCCACAGAGAGCTGCTTCGCCCGTCAACACAACATGTCCGACAACAACAACCAGTGTTTCTCTGGAGCCAACGGACACCTCCCCTCCCAGCTGGCAGCGCAGAGACCTGGAGCCATCGACAACCAGCCGCTGGTCAACACCGACGccatgaag GCCCCCACGCTGACCATGGAGGGCGGCAGGTTGAGGCGCTCCCTGCAGCTGGTGCCGGGCCGAGACTTTGAGACGGTGCCAGAGCCGGTGTGGCGGGCGCTCTACCACTGGTACGGTGCCAACCTGAGCCTGCCGCGGCCG GTGATCCTGGAGAGCAAGACGGGCCAAGCCGAGCTGGAGCTCTTCCCACGATACGTCCTCTTCCTCCGCCAGCAGCCGGCCACTCGCTCCCCACAGTCCAACATCTGGGTCAATATGG GTAACGTGCCGTCCCCCAACGCTCCTCTGAAGAGGGTGCTGGCGTACACGGGCTGCTTCAGCCGCATGGCCACCATCAAGGACATCCACCTGTACCTGTCCCAGAGGCTCCGCATCAAGGAGGAGGACATGAGGCTGTGGCTCTACAACAGTGAG AACTACCTCACCCTCCTGGACGATGAAGACCACACTCTGGAGAGTCTGAAGATCCAGGACGAGCAGCAGCTGGTCATTGAAG tCCGGAACAAAGACATGAGCTGGCCCGAGGAGATGTCCTTCATCGCCAACAGCAGCAAGATGGACAGACACAAAG TTCCTACGGAGAAAGGAGCCACTGGTCTCAGTAACCTTGGCAACACCTGCTTCATGAACTCCAGTATCCAGTGTGTGAGCAACACCAAGCCGCTCACAGACTACTTCATCTCAGGGAGACACCTGTACGAGCTCAACAG AACCAACCCCATCGGGATGCGAGGTCACATGGCCAAGTGCTACGGCGACCTGGTGATGGAGCTGTGGAGCGGCACGCAGAAGAACGTGGCGCCGCTCAAACTCAGA TGGACGATAGCGAAGTACGCCCCGCGCTTCAACGGCTTCCAGCAGCAGGACTCCCAGGAGCTGCTCGCCTTCCTGCTGGACGGTCTGCACGAGGATCTGAACCGAGTCCACGAGAAACCCTACGTGGAGCTGAAGGACAGCGACGGCCGGCCGGACTGGGAGGTGGCCTccgag gcgTGGGAGAACCACCTGCGCAGGAACCGCTCCATCGTGGTGGAGCTGTTCCACGGTCAGCTGAAGTCTCAGGTGAAGTGTAAGACCTGCGGCCACATCAGCGCTCGCTTCGACCCCTTCAACTTCCTGTCTCTGCCGCTGCCCATGGACAGCTCCATGCACCTGGAGATCACAG tcattaaaCTGGACGGGTCCACGCCCGTGCGCTACGGCCTGAGGCTCAACATGGACGAGAAGTACACGGGACTGAAGAGGCAGCTGAGTGAACTGTGCAGTCTGAAACCGGAGCAGATCCTCCTGGCCGAGGTCCACACCTCCAACATCAAG AACTTCCCTCAGGACAACCAGAAGGTGCGTCTGTCCGTTAACGGCTTCCTGTGTGCGTTCGAGGTCCCGGTGCCGGGGTCGCCCACCTCTCTGAGCTCCCCCACACTGACAG ACGTCACCCCGATAGCTAACGGACATCTGAGCAACAAGCCCGTCCTGATCCCTAACGGAGGCCCCAGCAGCCTGGTGCCCTCCACCCCAGAGACGCCCGTCGCCAACGGGGTCACCAACGGACACCTGACCCCGGTGCAGGAGAGCCCCTTCATCGGCTACATCATCGCCATGCACAGGAAGATG ATGCGTACGGAGCTCTACTTCCTGTCGTCTCAGAAGAACCGGCCCAGTCTGTTCGGGATGCCCCTCATCGTTCCCTGCACGGTCCACACCAGTAAGAAAGACCTGTACGACGCCGTCTGGATCCAGGTGTCCCGCCTCGCCAGCCCGCTGCCCCCGCAGGAAGCGAGTAACCACGCCCAGGACTG tgatGACAGTATGGGATACCAGTACCCCTTCACTCTGCGGGTGGTGGGGAAGGACGGGAACTCCTGTGCCTGGTGTCCCTGGTACAG gttcTGTCGAGGCTGTATGATAGACTGCTCTGAGGACAGAGCCTCTGTCGGGAACGCTTACATCGCTGTGGACTGGGACCCCACTGCCCTGCACCTCCGCTACCAGACCTCCCAGGAGagg ATCGTGGAGGAGCACTGCAGCGTGGAGCAGTCCCGCCGGGCGCAGGCCGAGCCCATCAGCCTGGACAGCTGTCTGAAGGCCTTCACCAGCGAGGAGGAGCTGGGAGAGGACGAGCTCTACTACTGCTCCAAGTGCAAGACCCACCGGCTCGCCACCAAGAAGCTGGACCTGTGGAGGCTGCCCCCCATCCTG ATCGTCCACCTGAAGCGCTTCCAGTTCGTCAACGGTCGCTGGATCAAATCCCAGAAGATCGTCAAGTTCCCGCGGGAGAGTTTCGACCCCAGCGCCTTCCTGGCGCCCAGAGACCTGGAGCAGCACTGCCTCCACTCCCGCAGCGAGAGCGAGGACCTGCTGAGGGTCGGAGAGGACAACCTGTCCTCCGTCTCTGCCCCCGCCGGCTTCTGCAACCTCAACAAAG CCTCGCCGGCCACCAGCAGGAAGTCGGCGCCGTCTCTCAGCCGGACCAGCAGCCCCTCCGGCAGCCCAAAGAGCGGCGGCCGCAAGCCGGGCCGGCTACGCCTGCCTCAGCTGGGCAGCAGACACCGCCTCTCCAACAGCAAGGAGAACCTGGACGTAGCGGCGAACCCTGAGGCCGAGCCGCGGGAGAACGCATCGCAGACGGACACAGAGGGAAGTGCGGCAGCAGCAGGGGGGGCGGGTCTTCCTGGATCGGGAGAGGCGATGACGTCAGAGTCTTGGTGCAGCACGGAGGCGTCCAGCAGCCACTGTGACGTGGTGCTGGTGAACGGAGACAGTAACGGGCTGAGCTCCGACTGCAGCTTGGAGAGCGGCATGGACCCCGACGGCTcgctgctgcagcacagagacaacaTGTGTCTGGACGCCATCTACAACCTCTATGCAATATCA TGCCATTCAGGAATCATGGGAGGCGGCCACTACGTGACGTACGCCAAAAACCCCAACGACAAGTGGTACTGCTACAACGACAGCAGCTGCAAG GAAGTGCACTCTGAGGAGGTCGACAGTGACTCCGCCTACATCCTCTTCTACGAGCAGCAGGGCGTCGACTACTCCCAGTTCCTGCCAAAGATCGACGGCAAAAAGATGGCCGACACCAGTAGCATGGACGAAGACTTTGAGTCCGACTACAAGAAATACTGTGTCCTCCAGTGA